A window from Tenacibaculum singaporense encodes these proteins:
- a CDS encoding LysM peptidoglycan-binding domain-containing protein, producing MSLSNLATTFRDQAAANNGNITINSATFINSQLTPPEDLDGLLSKGYQLSEGTFLLIDTSETTIPDPKGDTLTISEASAAVLNVDKTNTEVTLMIKADTDGNVQFIIQIDLSDWKFDTSWKYMTGGVFDGLPYTTPTFIFSTKEITEYSWQKNIISLIQGQNFASFITLSNWLAETTRFLTSWSVTTKIPLYGKLDPSEVNDKTNLFPSINLAAPINAQPISFLFLEVSNPSIGFVIDSVLEEDNNESLLLNDNELTLMDAEADESVVQTPFLFFQLKLHIGDQILLDFNTSVTPATSSFVISVNSEPDTAVTPLDLFSLMAGNNWFSNIPPVLQQFLNAIGFKGFTAVIDFSNGLKFNSVSTTVGSTKPWVLFDNFSIEEFDVNWLIIGTGTTNAQTLFFTSRVNFFPTIFKGGFDVEITSDLTLSAAFDGTVSINDLLAAITGGFIKIPESLVSVVFTGFGINMDINSKYYAFFASGDIEMNLITNISLTDASLQLTSTSPVTGTGSSVYTAAISGLFTIGDLRLQSAVNYNSSTEDGGWDLSINMPAGDKLNLGQLMDGLFKKVGFELPTSFLPADLSITSFDLTADIPNGEEKGSYEVKTSVEWKFTFPIINQKIDIAAALALKYDATKAAGKQYSGGVMGSVLLEYFNAEVKIGYNFDGDDQLLMIEWEGFIAKYNVAGESRTIIFEIKNWSVGSLLTSFMKMLFDPNFELDAPWDILNKISLDGFKVTYDLDTKEVVVDYKLPKSIDLIFITINGIKLTKNAQGVQIAFDGSSVVPAINDSNVFNKEKGQDVKNMPEVPGQGTEYFELRLLAMGQHVELNNAAQYQSIKEVTDAMEKAFDTPEKGKVPIGPGSGNSLLSFNENSNWLIGTDFGILNVGTKEKPVWTLEMQAVFNDPNLYGLRIAMAGDKAKIFAGLDFEIMYKKISDGVGVYQIALTLPDALRYLQFGAVNITLPSIALAIYTNGDFMVDIGFPYKLDFSRSFTLQAIVPPGIPAMGSGGFYFGKLSSATTKKVPQTNYGNFNPVIVFGIGLQVGVGYSINYGVLKAGFSITIFGILEGVIATYHPYQGTLQENNKTEVETSYYYWLQGTLGLIGKLYGSLDFGIISASVNITIKIYAQATLEAYNKMPLAIVASVDVQVSAKINLGLFSIKINFSFKAEIRTDLTIGTDQTSMAPWNRQLSESIDGRALVYAAKSSQLSELPIKDMHYSSKLVVSTEEKSPTLNIYFIPHLTVVGSENGDLKNQTAQYVTSLWIDAPDVENPDSTVTSSFEYLSQDFFRWLIQNYADETATESTRAKADELAVSEADLQLLLALLSNEDTPLPIPTDKLLSFLEDTFEAVNIQNVTESSKPETAAVFPMFFDLELSVPDAGVDVDFSTYNMATDAYLSEVKKWFNELAVKVSEENTNAALKKSTSVEHSLSTFVFEDYFVLIGKQLIGYAEDALKNYTYPLSKGNSLNAMANWANSISTSDGTTNAVEVSSLSKANQSHPLNDGIDIQITGVMYTILDGDNFVSIGAKYALETALLITQNAAIPELLQVQEITYEAKTYTVKVTDTINKVATGLQTTVADLANDSSFQKNTLLTTEANLIIAAANYTAKSEDTFTSIASTTFNNISVADLLLQNQSVPGLFISGNSFVYDNITYEIVPGDTLTGIAKKLSAPTNTVTVNDLANDTEVQSLQVQPLGVLLIQPFVHTTATFSNPDDAETLGKIAQKYNTTSEVLGTSYHNQQVNNLFYDSDNYSTANIPELRCLDVQSILDYFKAKQSYTQLSGMVSRYQLHGMRLPTTLSGLTLNANSPCTGDDCALYRLTGQQFEIPSDVKEGFTINLINTTLDWLQFNGKVPSGDPKKGTLPIQLTPEDISQIATVVTYAQQTGIEPDILKLAAMKPYNLIPVQYTFQTVIQWSTSGEVNLPYGSLGGQTEISPLIWNFPSGLLQQIAIPKRAGSAMDIQIGTYNATTGAMDYKNSDYYGWSTLLEIDIKKQADDTAPGTSAFTYELIGANESGTQILERLLRVLDPNSSSNNQGVIEDIQWLYEGSDGLLSVGNLNMKTFIVQSNLSTETNPVQLKSLQKSLKIEEAEKPNGVLNTLYDFVKLLWECSITRSGGYYLLYNEIEGNTGFPDTIFDSSGNGTISLLVTYSNSYNNVLKDFMNCAITGDKIDTSSSIVYAESKAQKDLSYTTTSANETLQSISSQYNILISELANLNETDVKLNTSAKPIVLDGLQYEVGLSTDTPSNNLTAIAEYFNVNSDDVKSLNPSIDNWDSLPVWQLVEIPTVTYQITTGEGTPGNTMQSIANYYFIDVDTLSFIIKDAAVFNVNTTFAIVDQVVHKVSSIQQGTAGFELTRTNPGTPPNNPSDSGYAETYLNNLYNLLSYQVVANRYFNKSIVGLPSGPANNKDQNEENTNSPWTYNQVIPIAQYAIDNPNNSYPEGFPPKEDNPYRGIGNTLQIHFDWVDYYGNETVTPFSNPELNTKSPLNNPPVQVGYLDELKGFSQWPSLFITYDVKLENDTDRELLLNFSFDVTRYLNTDGKPCVSDPNDPDAPEYQKNALHDLAVYTNIYYQINQFNPYVKDQNTVTLSLSTSLLPGIETDIDLAPINSFVKEIYAYLYAIAYCQSVPAAPTMSSIKQPVAIENLETASIFELTVALRMERDLSFVNNDFKDSPSVTSTNTAVQPNTYVPNLEQENSAGEKVQNHSLTKFAVNFEKTFYQENEYVLKIATGIDKELVGSQKNEAIYIVRMGLKPGNGIYWNVEPAGSYELTNNSISKLPNLGVPDSVINKLTPLVGTVYMSKASFDEAIQGVLTQEEFTTYKIQIYTYSLLNASFYAPLPISTSLVSKKNVPICSYVTGKGLDCEKSTVKNFTDVDMDIWGKQCLDAIDLFLSSEYAVPAFLVDELKSEKEKEFLKSLNSDATSYLEAITKAKSLLAETISTKVEPILTAPEVNETRKLNAQEKFKQQLLIQLGNTYSVNAVVQMEVTAESGIAREGQNQIAPRLYGTPSIVNNEEGDSKLYSISNAKIQLDYEDGEKTSDISFIFSTKNTKEFTTVPLGMDYQITHVEFDITDVPDVKGYQASKWLTFIVPVNLAETVEPDFDKSPLQQSLGTVDIPIVLRNYPKPPTLTTQEGKAVSVVGDTTKEVLEKASEWNFTYTYSEDQAAQDQIYSDVRFNTFDSQDNNPQAKRSSARNLFNDMAQMVNVWSSVLNDMTKYLTLISPTSDETDPNLDKAFYAMQAMVQLTNNLSLAWDQHNKKAVLYKASQEEDTETTSAYNFIIQQKEDPHFTTTCDCQGGEECKRLVVSIVLPQDMSEIDKQLFMSEFKLAEIPSAPLININNYTRVQATDESGAPIENSYWYVKDSKAKVKEYLGYPCSFEIPNRTVEVNGLNVLQFQNTWAGIAVIRNEGLVEDNPTNPKFIYRTPLIRFSNKLIPLLSNNTKINIAKILDENGSSVSLSEHLATFFKTFFTYDQLHQQTIKITGYWNYYLQETAKSDLPPVQLPVLLYTPFSFKIPEDYTIPAEGCSEEITSDTPFVCQLAKALEKWYEDKKPTTTEAYFSFDLSVFSEVTETQLPLIQLSNLVLPYKYIKNL from the coding sequence ATGAGCCTTTCAAACTTAGCAACAACTTTTAGAGATCAGGCAGCTGCCAATAATGGTAACATTACTATTAACTCAGCAACATTTATAAATTCTCAACTGACTCCTCCTGAAGACTTGGATGGATTATTATCCAAAGGATATCAATTATCAGAAGGAACCTTTTTATTGATAGATACTTCTGAAACTACAATACCTGACCCTAAAGGAGATACATTAACCATATCAGAAGCAAGTGCAGCTGTACTTAATGTGGATAAAACCAATACAGAAGTAACTTTGATGATAAAAGCTGATACTGATGGTAATGTGCAATTTATAATACAAATAGATTTAAGTGATTGGAAGTTTGATACTAGTTGGAAATATATGACAGGAGGTGTTTTTGATGGATTACCATATACAACACCTACATTTATTTTCAGTACTAAAGAAATTACAGAATATAGCTGGCAAAAAAATATAATTTCCTTGATACAAGGACAAAACTTTGCGTCCTTTATAACTTTATCAAATTGGTTGGCTGAAACCACTAGATTTTTGACTTCTTGGTCAGTTACGACTAAAATACCTCTTTATGGAAAACTTGACCCTTCTGAAGTTAATGATAAAACCAATCTTTTTCCTAGTATAAATTTAGCAGCACCAATAAATGCTCAACCAATCTCTTTTTTATTTCTTGAAGTAAGTAATCCATCGATTGGTTTTGTTATAGATTCAGTTTTAGAAGAAGATAACAACGAAAGCTTGTTGTTGAATGATAACGAATTAACCTTGATGGATGCAGAAGCTGATGAATCAGTAGTGCAAACTCCTTTTCTTTTTTTTCAATTAAAATTACATATAGGAGACCAAATTCTCTTGGATTTTAATACTTCTGTAACACCTGCAACTTCTTCTTTTGTTATTTCTGTTAATTCAGAACCAGATACAGCAGTGACTCCTCTTGATTTATTTTCGTTGATGGCTGGGAATAATTGGTTTAGTAATATTCCTCCTGTGCTACAACAGTTTCTCAACGCTATCGGATTCAAAGGGTTTACAGCAGTAATTGATTTTAGTAATGGACTAAAATTCAATAGTGTTTCAACAACAGTAGGTTCTACAAAACCTTGGGTGTTATTTGATAATTTCAGTATTGAAGAGTTTGATGTAAATTGGTTAATTATTGGGACTGGAACTACAAATGCTCAAACACTATTTTTTACTTCAAGAGTAAATTTTTTCCCAACCATATTCAAAGGAGGTTTTGATGTAGAAATTACTTCTGATCTTACTTTATCAGCAGCTTTTGATGGAACTGTTTCAATCAATGATTTATTAGCAGCCATAACAGGTGGTTTTATAAAAATACCTGAGAGTTTGGTAAGTGTAGTATTTACAGGATTTGGTATTAATATGGATATCAATAGTAAATACTATGCATTTTTTGCATCAGGAGATATTGAAATGAACCTTATAACCAATATTTCATTAACTGATGCTTCATTACAACTTACCTCTACTTCTCCAGTAACAGGAACAGGTTCAAGTGTCTATACTGCTGCTATTAGTGGTCTTTTTACTATCGGAGATCTAAGATTACAATCAGCAGTAAACTATAATTCTTCAACAGAAGATGGAGGGTGGGATTTAAGTATAAACATGCCTGCAGGTGACAAGTTAAACTTAGGGCAATTGATGGACGGTTTGTTTAAAAAAGTAGGCTTTGAGTTGCCTACTAGTTTTTTACCAGCAGATTTGTCAATTACTAGTTTTGATTTAACAGCAGATATTCCAAATGGAGAGGAAAAAGGTTCTTATGAAGTTAAAACGAGTGTAGAGTGGAAGTTTACTTTCCCTATTATTAATCAGAAAATTGATATTGCAGCGGCGTTAGCCTTAAAATATGATGCAACCAAAGCAGCAGGAAAGCAATATTCTGGTGGTGTAATGGGAAGTGTTTTACTTGAATACTTTAATGCTGAAGTTAAGATTGGTTATAATTTTGATGGCGATGACCAATTATTAATGATTGAATGGGAAGGATTTATAGCGAAATATAATGTTGCGGGAGAAAGTAGAACGATCATTTTTGAGATTAAAAATTGGAGTGTAGGATCGTTACTTACCTCATTTATGAAGATGCTGTTCGATCCTAACTTTGAATTAGATGCTCCTTGGGATATTCTCAATAAAATCAGTTTAGATGGATTTAAGGTTACTTATGATTTAGATACTAAGGAGGTAGTAGTAGATTATAAATTACCAAAAAGTATTGATTTAATATTCATTACAATCAATGGTATTAAGCTAACAAAAAATGCACAAGGTGTTCAAATAGCATTTGATGGTAGTTCAGTAGTACCAGCAATTAACGACAGTAATGTCTTTAACAAAGAAAAAGGACAAGATGTAAAAAATATGCCAGAGGTTCCTGGACAAGGAACGGAATATTTTGAGCTACGTTTATTAGCTATGGGGCAACATGTTGAGCTAAATAATGCAGCTCAATACCAATCAATAAAAGAAGTTACAGATGCTATGGAAAAAGCATTTGATACTCCAGAAAAAGGCAAAGTACCTATTGGTCCTGGTTCAGGAAACTCGTTACTTTCATTTAATGAAAACTCTAATTGGTTAATAGGTACCGATTTTGGAATTCTTAATGTTGGCACCAAAGAAAAACCGGTATGGACATTAGAAATGCAAGCCGTATTCAACGATCCTAACCTATATGGTTTACGAATTGCCATGGCGGGTGATAAAGCTAAAATTTTTGCGGGCTTAGATTTTGAGATTATGTATAAAAAAATCTCAGATGGAGTAGGAGTATACCAAATAGCACTTACGCTACCAGACGCCTTGAGATATTTGCAGTTCGGAGCAGTTAATATTACACTTCCTTCTATTGCTTTAGCCATTTATACTAATGGTGATTTTATGGTAGATATAGGATTTCCATATAAACTTGACTTTTCAAGATCTTTTACCTTACAGGCTATTGTACCACCAGGAATTCCAGCAATGGGATCAGGAGGTTTTTACTTCGGGAAATTAAGCAGTGCTACCACCAAAAAAGTACCACAAACTAATTATGGTAATTTTAATCCAGTAATTGTTTTTGGAATTGGTTTACAAGTAGGTGTTGGTTATAGCATTAATTACGGAGTATTAAAAGCTGGATTTAGTATTACAATTTTTGGTATTTTAGAAGGGGTAATTGCTACATATCATCCATATCAAGGAACTCTTCAAGAGAACAATAAGACAGAAGTAGAAACTTCTTATTACTATTGGTTACAAGGAACCCTTGGGTTAATTGGTAAATTATATGGTTCTTTAGATTTTGGAATTATTTCGGCATCTGTAAATATTACCATAAAAATATATGCACAAGCAACTTTAGAAGCTTATAACAAAATGCCTCTGGCTATTGTAGCTTCAGTAGATGTACAAGTCTCAGCAAAAATAAATTTAGGATTATTCTCTATTAAAATTAACTTTAGCTTCAAGGCAGAAATACGAACAGATCTTACCATTGGTACAGATCAAACAAGTATGGCTCCATGGAACAGACAACTTTCAGAGTCTATTGATGGCAGAGCTTTGGTATATGCAGCAAAATCAAGCCAATTGTCGGAGTTACCGATCAAAGACATGCATTACAGCTCTAAATTAGTGGTAAGTACAGAAGAAAAGTCACCTACATTGAACATCTATTTTATTCCACACTTAACTGTTGTTGGATCAGAAAATGGAGATTTAAAGAATCAAACAGCGCAGTATGTAACTTCACTTTGGATTGATGCTCCTGATGTAGAAAACCCAGATAGTACAGTTACTTCATCGTTTGAATATTTAAGTCAAGACTTTTTTAGATGGTTAATACAAAACTATGCAGATGAAACAGCTACAGAAAGTACGAGAGCTAAGGCAGACGAGTTAGCAGTTTCTGAGGCCGATTTACAGCTATTACTAGCTCTGTTGTCAAATGAAGATACGCCATTACCAATTCCTACAGATAAACTATTATCATTCCTAGAAGATACATTTGAGGCAGTGAACATTCAAAACGTTACAGAAAGTTCAAAACCTGAAACAGCAGCCGTATTCCCAATGTTTTTCGATTTAGAGTTATCTGTTCCAGATGCAGGAGTTGATGTTGATTTTAGCACGTATAATATGGCAACAGATGCGTATTTATCTGAAGTTAAAAAGTGGTTTAATGAATTAGCTGTAAAAGTATCTGAAGAAAATACGAACGCAGCTCTGAAAAAAAGTACCTCAGTAGAACATTCTTTATCAACATTTGTATTTGAAGACTACTTTGTACTTATAGGAAAACAACTTATAGGGTACGCAGAAGATGCATTAAAAAATTACACATATCCATTATCTAAAGGTAACAGTCTAAATGCCATGGCAAACTGGGCTAATAGTATAAGCACTTCTGATGGAACAACCAATGCTGTTGAGGTAAGTAGCCTTTCTAAGGCCAACCAATCTCATCCTTTAAATGATGGAATTGATATTCAAATTACAGGAGTAATGTACACTATTCTTGATGGTGACAATTTTGTTTCTATCGGAGCTAAATACGCCCTAGAAACAGCATTACTGATTACACAAAATGCAGCCATCCCAGAATTATTACAAGTTCAAGAAATTACGTATGAAGCTAAGACTTATACAGTAAAAGTGACTGATACTATTAATAAGGTGGCTACGGGATTACAAACTACCGTAGCAGATTTAGCGAATGATTCAAGTTTCCAGAAAAATACACTTTTAACTACGGAAGCAAACTTGATTATTGCAGCAGCAAATTATACAGCAAAAAGCGAAGATACCTTTACTAGTATAGCTAGTACCACATTTAATAATATTTCAGTAGCTGATTTATTACTACAAAACCAATCTGTTCCAGGACTATTTATATCAGGTAATTCATTTGTTTATGATAATATTACTTATGAAATTGTACCTGGAGATACCTTAACAGGGATTGCAAAAAAACTAAGTGCCCCTACTAATACAGTGACAGTAAATGATCTTGCTAATGATACAGAAGTTCAATCATTGCAAGTGCAACCATTAGGGGTATTATTAATTCAACCTTTTGTTCACACAACTGCTACTTTTAGTAATCCAGATGATGCAGAAACCTTAGGTAAAATAGCTCAAAAATATAACACAACCTCTGAGGTTTTAGGAACAAGCTATCATAACCAACAGGTCAATAATTTATTTTATGATTCTGATAATTACAGTACAGCAAACATACCAGAATTAAGATGCTTAGATGTACAAAGTATATTAGATTATTTCAAAGCAAAACAATCATATACACAATTATCAGGTATGGTGTCGAGATATCAACTTCATGGAATGAGGTTGCCAACTACCTTATCAGGTTTAACACTCAATGCAAACTCTCCATGTACAGGTGATGATTGTGCATTATATAGATTAACAGGACAACAATTTGAAATACCAAGTGATGTTAAAGAAGGGTTTACGATTAATTTAATCAACACTACATTAGATTGGTTGCAATTTAACGGAAAGGTTCCTTCAGGAGATCCTAAAAAAGGGACACTACCAATACAGTTAACTCCAGAAGATATATCACAAATAGCTACTGTGGTTACTTATGCTCAACAAACAGGTATTGAGCCAGATATTTTAAAACTGGCAGCTATGAAGCCTTATAACTTAATTCCTGTTCAATATACATTTCAAACAGTTATCCAATGGAGTACCTCAGGAGAGGTAAACCTTCCTTATGGTAGTTTAGGAGGACAAACTGAAATATCTCCACTAATTTGGAATTTCCCATCAGGTCTTTTACAACAGATAGCGATACCTAAAAGAGCTGGCTCAGCTATGGATATTCAAATAGGAACATATAATGCCACAACTGGAGCAATGGATTATAAAAACTCTGATTATTATGGATGGTCTACACTTTTAGAAATAGACATTAAAAAGCAGGCTGACGATACTGCTCCGGGTACAAGTGCATTTACTTATGAGTTAATAGGGGCGAATGAATCAGGAACACAGATTTTAGAAAGATTATTAAGAGTTTTAGACCCTAATTCTTCTTCTAATAATCAAGGAGTAATTGAAGATATACAATGGTTGTATGAAGGAAGTGATGGATTACTTTCTGTTGGAAATCTAAATATGAAAACATTTATAGTTCAATCTAACTTATCAACAGAAACAAATCCAGTACAATTAAAATCATTACAAAAAAGTCTTAAAATAGAAGAAGCTGAAAAACCTAATGGAGTTTTAAACACATTATACGATTTTGTAAAATTATTATGGGAGTGTAGTATTACGAGGTCTGGAGGATACTATTTATTATACAACGAAATTGAAGGAAATACTGGTTTCCCTGATACTATTTTTGACAGTTCAGGAAATGGAACAATTTCACTATTGGTTACTTATAGCAATTCATATAATAATGTTCTTAAAGATTTTATGAACTGTGCTATAACGGGAGATAAAATTGATACGTCATCTTCTATCGTTTATGCAGAATCTAAAGCCCAAAAAGATTTAAGCTATACAACGACTTCAGCAAATGAAACGTTACAAAGCATTTCATCTCAATACAATATATTAATTAGCGAGCTCGCTAATCTTAATGAAACAGATGTAAAACTTAATACTTCAGCTAAACCAATTGTATTGGATGGATTGCAATATGAGGTTGGTCTTTCAACTGATACACCGTCTAATAATTTAACTGCTATTGCAGAATATTTTAATGTAAATTCAGATGATGTTAAGAGCCTTAACCCAAGTATTGACAATTGGGATAGTTTACCTGTGTGGCAATTGGTAGAAATACCTACAGTTACTTATCAAATAACAACAGGAGAAGGTACACCAGGTAATACGATGCAGAGCATTGCTAATTATTATTTTATAGATGTTGATACATTATCTTTTATAATTAAAGATGCAGCTGTTTTTAATGTCAATACAACATTTGCTATAGTTGATCAGGTAGTTCATAAAGTATCATCAATACAACAAGGTACAGCAGGTTTTGAGTTAACTAGAACCAATCCGGGAACTCCTCCAAATAATCCAAGTGATTCTGGATATGCAGAAACCTATTTGAATAACTTATACAATTTATTAAGCTACCAAGTAGTTGCAAACAGATATTTTAACAAAAGTATTGTAGGCTTGCCTTCAGGTCCAGCAAATAATAAAGACCAAAACGAAGAGAATACTAATTCGCCCTGGACTTATAATCAAGTAATTCCTATAGCGCAGTATGCGATTGATAATCCTAATAACTCTTACCCAGAAGGATTCCCTCCAAAAGAAGACAATCCATATAGAGGTATAGGTAACACATTACAAATACATTTTGATTGGGTTGATTATTACGGTAATGAAACGGTAACACCGTTTAGTAATCCAGAGTTGAATACAAAATCACCTCTTAACAATCCACCAGTGCAAGTAGGATACCTTGATGAATTAAAAGGGTTCTCGCAATGGCCAAGTTTATTTATTACCTACGATGTAAAATTGGAGAATGATACTGATAGAGAATTATTATTAAATTTCTCTTTTGATGTTACACGATACCTAAATACAGATGGTAAACCTTGTGTTTCTGACCCTAATGATCCAGATGCACCAGAATATCAAAAAAATGCATTACACGACTTAGCTGTATATACCAACATATACTATCAAATTAATCAATTTAACCCTTATGTAAAAGATCAAAATACGGTTACACTTTCATTAAGTACTTCATTGCTACCAGGAATTGAAACTGATATAGACTTAGCACCAATCAACAGTTTTGTAAAAGAAATTTATGCTTATTTATATGCTATTGCTTACTGTCAATCGGTTCCTGCAGCTCCAACAATGAGTTCAATAAAACAACCAGTTGCAATAGAAAACTTGGAAACAGCTTCTATTTTTGAGTTAACAGTGGCATTACGTATGGAAAGAGATCTTTCTTTTGTTAACAACGATTTTAAAGATAGTCCATCGGTTACTTCAACTAATACAGCTGTTCAGCCTAATACTTATGTTCCTAATCTTGAACAAGAAAATAGTGCAGGCGAAAAAGTTCAAAATCACTCATTAACAAAATTTGCAGTCAATTTTGAAAAAACATTCTATCAAGAAAATGAATACGTACTTAAAATAGCTACAGGTATAGATAAAGAGTTGGTTGGAAGTCAGAAAAATGAAGCTATTTACATTGTAAGAATGGGGCTAAAACCAGGCAATGGTATTTATTGGAATGTTGAGCCAGCAGGATCTTATGAACTTACAAACAATTCAATTTCTAAACTACCAAATCTAGGAGTTCCAGATTCTGTAATAAATAAACTTACACCATTAGTAGGAACTGTATATATGAGTAAAGCTAGTTTTGATGAAGCAATACAAGGAGTTCTTACCCAAGAAGAGTTTACCACATACAAGATACAGATTTATACTTATAGTTTATTAAATGCATCTTTTTATGCGCCTTTACCAATTTCTACTAGCTTAGTATCTAAAAAGAATGTTCCAATATGTTCTTATGTAACAGGTAAAGGGTTAGATTGTGAAAAAAGTACAGTAAAGAACTTTACGGATGTAGATATGGATATTTGGGGAAAACAATGTTTAGATGCAATTGACCTTTTCTTAAGTTCAGAATATGCAGTACCAGCATTTTTGGTAGACGAATTAAAATCTGAAAAAGAAAAAGAGTTTTTAAAATCTTTAAATAGTGATGCTACATCTTACCTTGAAGCCATAACCAAAGCTAAATCATTACTGGCAGAAACTATTTCAACTAAGGTAGAGCCAATTCTTACAGCACCAGAAGTAAATGAAACAAGAAAATTAAATGCCCAAGAAAAGTTTAAACAACAACTACTTATTCAGTTAGGAAATACTTATTCTGTTAATGCAGTAGTACAAATGGAAGTTACTGCCGAATCAGGAATAGCAAGAGAAGGTCAAAATCAGATAGCTCCTCGTTTATATGGTACTCCAAGTATTGTTAATAATGAAGAAGGAGATAGTAAACTGTATTCAATTTCTAATGCCAAAATACAGTTAGATTACGAAGATGGTGAAAAAACATCTGATATATCTTTTATCTTTTCTACTAAAAACACAAAAGAGTTTACGACAGTGCCTCTAGGAATGGATTATCAAATTACTCATGTTGAATTTGATATTACAGATGTACCAGATGTAAAAGGATATCAAGCATCAAAATGGTTAACATTTATAGTGCCTGTTAATTTAGCTGAAACAGTAGAGCCTGATTTTGATAAATCTCCGCTACAACAGTCTTTAGGTACTGTAGATATTCCTATAGTTCTTCGTAATTATCCAAAACCACCAACGCTAACAACTCAAGAAGGTAAAGCAGTGTCAGTAGTAGGTGATACAACGAAAGAAGTTCTAGAGAAAGCTTCAGAATGGAATTTCACGTACACTTATTCTGAAGATCAAGCAGCACAAGACCAAATTTATTCTGATGTTAGGTTTAATACTTTTGATAGTCAGGATAATAACCCACAAGCTAAACGTAGTAGTGCACGAAATTTATTCAATGATATGGCCCAAATGGTAAATGTATGGTCATCAGTGTTAAATGATATGACTAAGTATTTAACTCTTATATCTCCTACATCTGATGAGACTGATCCAAATCTTGACAAAGCATTTTATGCAATGCAAGCTATGGTGCAGTTAACTAATAATTTATCATTAGCTTGGGATCAACATAATAAAAAAGCAGTGCTTTATAAAGCTTCTCAAGAGGAGGATACAGAAACTACAAGTGCTTATAATTTTATCATACAACAAAAAGAAGATCCACATTTTACTACTACTTGTGATTGCCAAGGAGGTGAAGAGTGTAAGCGTTTGGTAGTAAGTATAGTACTTCCTCAAGATATGTCTGAAATAGACAAGCAGTTATTTATGAGTGAATTTAAGCTGGCGGAGATTCCTAGTGCTCCATTAATTAACATAAATAATTATACAAGAGTACAAGCAACTGATGAATCTGGAGCACCAATTGAAAATTCGTATTGGTACGTAAAAGACTCTAAAGCCAAAGTAAAGGAGTATTTAGGATATCCTTGCTCTTTTGAAATACCAAATAGAACTGTTGAGGTAAACGGGTTAAATGTATTGCAGTTCCAAAATACATGGGCAGGAATTGCAGTAATTAGAAATGAAGGATTGGTGGAAGACAATCCTACAAATCCTAAGTTCATTTATAGAACTCCTTTAATTAGATTTTCTAATAAACTAATACCGTTGTTAAGTAATAATACTAAAATTAATATAGCTAAAATCTTAGATGAGAATGGAAGCAGTGTGTCTTTGTCAGAACATTTGGCAACATTCTTTAAAACATTCTTTACGTACGATCAATTACATCAACAAACAATTAAGATAACAGGCTATTGGAATTACTATTTACAAGAAACAGCTAAAAGTGATTTACCACCGGTTCAATTACCAGTGTTATTATACACACCTTTTTCTTTTAAAATTCCAGAAGATTATACAATACCAGCTGAGGGATGTTCAGAAGAAATTACTTCTGATACACCTTTTGTATGTCAGTTAGCAAAAGCATTAGAAAAATGGTATGAAGATAAAAAACCAACAACAACAGAAGCCTATTTTTCATTTGATTTGTCGGTATTCTCTGAAGTAACCGAAACTCAGTTACCATTAATACAATTATCAAATTTAGTACTACCTTACAAGTACATAAAAAACTTATAA